The Flammeovirga agarivorans genome has a window encoding:
- a CDS encoding sulfatase family protein encodes MMKTYPLVTALVLFCSCLLQAQDKPNLLIIHTDEHNLRTIGAYRNTMSEEQAMMWGKDVIVETPHLDRIANEGVLCKNWYATSPVCTPSRASMMTGLYPVATGSPVNDMPLNDDVITFGQILKDNGYSTSYVGKWHLDGEDKPGFAPKRKFGFEHNRYMINRGHWKALKEEENGVIVDQKKNKKGHMVFDQDKVDEKSFTTDFLVDRALKILEQDKDKPFCLMLSIPDPHGPNQVRAPYNTMYDHLTFEEPRTIYKEGDLSPGWVARKGKKHNTKPIKQNAMRQYYGMVKCIDDNVGRILKFLEDNDLEKNTIVIFTSDHGDLLREHGKDNKGLPYEMSARVAFMLRYPSKIKKNKTIQKAFSMADFTPTILGIMGVDQSAYTFHGANAAKDFTSKKSVIDMDRTVYITNARSKWVAAVDARYKLVVSPSDEPWLFDLEKDPDELVNYYNDPEYKSIAKRLKDELYPQMKEFDEPLLKKGGI; translated from the coding sequence ATGATGAAAACCTATCCATTAGTGACTGCCTTGGTATTGTTTTGCTCATGTCTCCTACAGGCGCAAGACAAACCTAATTTATTAATCATACATACAGATGAACATAATTTAAGAACAATTGGTGCCTACCGAAATACCATGTCAGAAGAACAGGCGATGATGTGGGGAAAGGATGTTATTGTTGAAACACCACATTTGGACAGAATAGCCAATGAAGGAGTTTTATGCAAAAACTGGTATGCGACATCACCGGTTTGTACCCCTTCAAGAGCATCTATGATGACAGGTTTATATCCTGTGGCTACAGGTTCTCCTGTAAATGATATGCCATTGAACGACGATGTGATTACGTTCGGACAGATCTTAAAAGATAACGGGTATTCTACTTCATATGTAGGAAAGTGGCACTTAGACGGAGAGGATAAGCCTGGTTTTGCTCCTAAAAGGAAGTTTGGTTTTGAACACAATCGATACATGATCAACAGAGGGCATTGGAAAGCACTTAAGGAAGAAGAGAATGGAGTGATTGTAGATCAGAAGAAGAATAAAAAAGGTCATATGGTCTTTGATCAGGATAAGGTCGATGAGAAATCTTTTACTACTGATTTCTTAGTAGATAGAGCACTAAAAATCTTAGAACAAGACAAAGACAAACCCTTTTGTTTGATGTTGTCGATACCAGATCCACATGGCCCAAACCAAGTAAGAGCACCTTACAACACGATGTACGATCATCTAACTTTTGAAGAGCCAAGAACAATTTATAAAGAAGGTGATTTATCTCCAGGTTGGGTGGCTAGAAAAGGGAAGAAACACAATACAAAACCCATCAAACAAAATGCGATGCGTCAATACTATGGAATGGTAAAATGTATTGATGATAATGTAGGTCGAATCTTAAAATTTCTAGAGGATAATGATCTAGAAAAAAATACGATCGTGATTTTCACTTCAGATCATGGAGACTTATTAAGAGAACATGGTAAAGATAACAAAGGCTTACCTTACGAAATGTCTGCTAGAGTAGCATTTATGCTTCGTTATCCATCAAAAATTAAGAAGAATAAAACAATCCAGAAGGCTTTTTCAATGGCTGATTTTACACCAACAATATTAGGGATTATGGGTGTGGATCAATCAGCTTATACTTTTCATGGTGCCAATGCAGCAAAAGACTTCACATCAAAAAAATCGGTCATAGATATGGATCGAACAGTGTATATCACTAATGCTAGAAGCAAATGGGTAGCGGCTGTCGATGCTAGATATAAGTTAGTTGTATCACCATCTGATGAACCATGGTTATTTGATTTAGAAAAGGATCCAGACGAATTAGTCAACTATTACAATGACCCTGAATACAAATCAATTGCCAAGAGGCTAAAAGATGAACTGTATCCTCAGATGAAGGAGTTTGATGAGCCTTTATTGAAGAAAGGAGGCATTTAG
- a CDS encoding antibiotic biosynthesis monooxygenase family protein translates to MILEVAILQVKQGEENDFERDFKEAGQYISSIQGYHNHTLKKCLEVENKYILLVNWETLENHTVDFRQSDVYQQWKAKLHHYYDPFPTVEHYETIL, encoded by the coding sequence ATGATTTTAGAAGTTGCTATTCTTCAAGTAAAACAAGGTGAAGAGAACGATTTTGAGAGGGATTTTAAAGAGGCGGGTCAATATATTAGTTCTATTCAAGGCTATCATAACCATACTTTAAAAAAGTGTTTGGAAGTAGAAAACAAATATATCTTGTTAGTGAACTGGGAAACATTAGAAAACCATACGGTTGACTTTCGACAATCTGATGTATATCAGCAATGGAAAGCAAAGTTGCATCATTATTATGACCCCTTCCCAACAGTAGAACATTATGAGACCATCTTATAA
- a CDS encoding sulfatase, whose amino-acid sequence MKLKKIIFFLGCLCSGTLLYAQDQERPNILFIAFDDLRPQIGAYGEPEPLTPNIDALANQAVQFNRAYVNYPLCSPSRAAMMTGVRFNNKTWIDGKKFKFQEQIQVQKTWPNQLRSNGYWTATSGKIYHGNVPTSEKESWDIPGKYWKGKYHDGGEKIESKIVEIGGRADQIKTYYEKDSGPASLMYAAVDGPDELLNDGKTARDVISFIKEKRDKSKPFMISCGFARPHMPWVAPKKYFDMYPQDAGKLAYVPKNADRDLTKDPYQGRKGSEIWNEGVDDETAQKLIRGYMASTTYADAQMGRVIQALKEEGLYDNTIIVVWGDHGYHLTDHGKWRKNTGYHVALRCPLIIKLPHSKEGKQVENIVQNIDIYPTIMELAGVTLPEEIKLHGNSLVPLLTQKNPKWENITFTCAKDSYGVVTDRYRFTITPDGKRYLYDLKKDPHEWENLAKDKKYKQLMAEYEEKMKSVVWNKPAASL is encoded by the coding sequence ATGAAACTGAAAAAAATTATCTTCTTTCTTGGCTGTTTATGTAGTGGAACATTATTGTACGCTCAAGATCAGGAAAGACCTAATATTCTTTTTATCGCTTTTGATGATTTGAGACCTCAAATTGGTGCATATGGAGAACCTGAGCCACTTACACCAAATATTGATGCCTTAGCAAATCAAGCGGTGCAGTTTAACAGAGCATATGTAAACTATCCATTGTGTAGCCCTTCAAGAGCGGCGATGATGACTGGCGTCCGGTTTAATAACAAAACTTGGATTGATGGGAAGAAATTTAAATTCCAAGAGCAAATTCAAGTACAAAAAACTTGGCCAAATCAGTTGAGATCCAATGGTTATTGGACAGCTACTAGTGGAAAGATATATCATGGAAATGTTCCTACTTCTGAAAAAGAGAGCTGGGATATACCTGGAAAATATTGGAAAGGAAAATACCATGATGGTGGTGAGAAAATTGAAAGTAAAATCGTAGAAATTGGTGGGAGAGCTGATCAAATAAAAACATATTATGAGAAGGACTCTGGGCCTGCATCTTTGATGTATGCCGCTGTTGATGGACCAGATGAACTACTTAATGATGGTAAGACGGCTAGAGATGTTATCTCTTTCATCAAAGAGAAAAGGGATAAATCTAAACCTTTTATGATTTCGTGTGGTTTTGCTCGTCCCCATATGCCGTGGGTAGCACCAAAGAAGTACTTTGATATGTACCCACAAGATGCAGGAAAGCTAGCGTATGTACCCAAAAATGCAGATCGAGATCTAACAAAAGATCCATATCAAGGTCGAAAAGGTAGTGAGATATGGAATGAGGGAGTAGATGATGAGACTGCACAAAAGTTGATTCGAGGATATATGGCAAGTACCACTTATGCTGATGCACAAATGGGGAGAGTAATACAGGCGTTAAAAGAGGAAGGCCTGTATGATAATACGATTATTGTCGTTTGGGGAGATCATGGTTACCATTTAACGGATCATGGTAAATGGAGAAAAAATACTGGATACCATGTCGCTTTAAGATGTCCATTAATTATAAAATTACCACATTCTAAAGAAGGAAAACAGGTAGAAAATATTGTTCAAAATATCGATATCTACCCAACTATAATGGAGTTGGCTGGAGTTACCTTACCAGAAGAAATAAAGCTTCACGGTAATAGCTTAGTGCCATTACTTACTCAGAAAAACCCAAAATGGGAAAATATAACATTTACTTGTGCCAAAGATAGCTATGGTGTGGTAACTGACCGTTACAGGTTTACGATTACACCTGATGGAAAACGTTACCTCTATGATTTAAAGAAGGATCCACATGAATGGGAAAATCTAGCAAAAGACAAAAAATACAAGCAATTAATGGCTGAGTATGAGGAGAAAATGAAATCCGTTGTTTGGAATAAGCCAGCAGCATCATTATAA
- a CDS encoding right-handed parallel beta-helix repeat-containing protein: MKTLALFISLFFVSHLAFCTTYYVDANNGKDKNNGTSKKSAWKTIWKVNQQTFQPGDQILFAAGTTYEGQLMPKGSGKKGKVISIDRYGKGDHPQINGLGYKESTLYLYNVEYWEVRNLKITNKGVKPAAKRRGVVVRAENFGDCHHIVLEGLEIFDVNGLLEKKKGGGSAILWQNMGNEVKTRFIDLQILNNYMHHCERNAINSKGNIKRTAWYPSLEVVVRGNLIENIPGDGIVPLGCDGALIEYNVIRKGIDSMPKGDAAAGIWPWSSDNTLVQFNSVSDHRAKWDGQGYDSDFNCNNTTFQYNLSYDNWGGFILICNNGFKLGQPMNQGTKNTEVKYNLSINDGIRPYKAHNKRFFAPTFHITGPVENTNIHHNIVVIPDKENPEMENHVVEFQDWGKKYPVQTLFEKNVVRNQSEAKILPRGAIEFERKENDIQKDFNYEERNPQKILDSLKDHPLFENDEEFMKLYHFVERTVKNGDFRDKKYQ; the protein is encoded by the coding sequence ATGAAAACTTTAGCTCTATTCATTAGTCTATTTTTTGTATCACATCTTGCGTTTTGTACCACTTATTATGTAGATGCAAATAATGGAAAAGATAAAAATAATGGCACTTCTAAGAAGTCGGCTTGGAAAACGATTTGGAAGGTCAATCAACAAACTTTTCAACCTGGAGATCAGATTCTATTTGCTGCAGGTACAACCTATGAAGGACAGTTAATGCCTAAAGGATCTGGTAAAAAAGGGAAAGTTATTTCTATAGATAGATATGGTAAAGGCGATCATCCTCAAATTAATGGTTTAGGGTATAAAGAGTCTACTCTTTATTTGTACAATGTAGAGTATTGGGAGGTTAGAAACCTGAAGATTACGAATAAAGGAGTAAAGCCTGCAGCAAAGAGAAGAGGAGTAGTGGTAAGAGCCGAGAACTTTGGAGACTGTCATCATATAGTATTAGAAGGACTTGAAATATTTGATGTAAATGGTCTTTTGGAAAAGAAAAAAGGTGGCGGTTCTGCGATCCTTTGGCAGAATATGGGAAATGAAGTGAAAACTCGATTTATAGATCTTCAAATTCTGAACAACTATATGCACCATTGTGAGAGAAATGCAATCAATTCAAAAGGAAATATCAAAAGAACAGCTTGGTACCCTAGTTTGGAAGTGGTGGTTCGAGGAAACTTAATTGAGAATATCCCTGGAGATGGCATTGTTCCATTAGGATGTGATGGAGCTTTGATCGAATACAATGTGATTAGAAAAGGCATTGACTCTATGCCAAAAGGTGATGCAGCTGCAGGTATTTGGCCTTGGAGTAGTGACAATACACTAGTACAATTTAATAGTGTAAGTGATCATAGAGCAAAGTGGGATGGTCAAGGCTATGATTCTGATTTTAACTGTAATAATACTACTTTCCAATACAACCTAAGTTACGATAATTGGGGCGGTTTTATTCTTATTTGTAATAATGGCTTTAAGTTAGGACAGCCAATGAATCAAGGAACGAAGAATACCGAAGTAAAATATAACTTAAGTATTAACGATGGAATTCGTCCGTATAAGGCTCACAATAAGCGATTCTTTGCTCCTACTTTCCATATTACTGGACCAGTTGAGAACACTAATATTCATCATAATATTGTCGTTATTCCGGATAAGGAAAATCCAGAAATGGAAAACCATGTTGTAGAATTTCAAGATTGGGGCAAGAAGTACCCAGTCCAAACACTTTTCGAAAAGAATGTAGTTAGAAACCAATCTGAAGCAAAGATTCTTCCTCGAGGAGCAATAGAATTTGAAAGGAAAGAAAATGATATACAAAAGGATTTTAATTATGAAGAGCGAAATCCACAAAAGATCTTAGATTCTCTTAAAGATCACCCACTCTTCGAAAATGATGAAGAGTTTATGAAGCTCTATCACTTTGTAGAGAGAACAGTAAAAAATGGTGATTTTAGAGACAAGAAATACCAATAA
- a CDS encoding helix-turn-helix transcriptional regulator — protein sequence MREVYIDEISYKEVFRSLSDRFDGVTTDDSLNIHLNEEKIFAKGHQINADLEITQFNAYLEEPIRIIRRSLHENVFVIVYFLTPFQLTNDIDAAYQIKNKKYWSNLKRDEVFYFEGHQEISFITIKLTRNFIEKYNVNNQNFTTQLLDTKDPFIIYENISSASVEVLKEIKECDFNNEIELLKLDYLTYKLLYNFANKVAYRFGVQAFPRLLPDVDVERVFKVKDYIEENFEEKITPEQIAEIAQCSYSKLRKLFKEVIGQSILKYTNDYKLQKAHSWLTNGAYNVSDCTYQLGFSSMTHFSKLFVNKYGCLPSDLK from the coding sequence ATGAGAGAAGTCTATATCGATGAAATTTCATACAAAGAGGTCTTTAGAAGTTTGTCCGATCGGTTTGATGGTGTCACTACTGATGACTCTTTAAACATCCATCTTAATGAAGAAAAAATATTTGCCAAAGGGCATCAAATCAATGCAGACCTAGAGATCACCCAATTCAATGCCTATTTAGAAGAACCAATCAGAATTATTCGAAGAAGTTTACATGAAAATGTATTCGTTATTGTCTATTTCTTAACACCTTTTCAGCTGACCAATGACATTGATGCAGCCTATCAAATCAAGAATAAAAAATATTGGTCTAACCTAAAAAGAGATGAAGTATTTTATTTTGAAGGGCATCAGGAAATATCATTTATTACAATAAAACTCACTCGAAATTTTATTGAAAAGTACAATGTCAATAATCAAAATTTCACAACTCAGTTACTAGATACAAAGGATCCATTTATTATCTATGAGAATATTTCTAGTGCATCTGTAGAAGTACTGAAAGAGATAAAGGAATGTGACTTCAATAACGAAATTGAACTCTTAAAATTAGACTACCTTACTTATAAGCTATTGTATAACTTTGCCAATAAAGTGGCCTACAGGTTTGGTGTACAGGCTTTCCCAAGGTTATTGCCTGATGTCGATGTAGAAAGAGTATTTAAAGTGAAAGACTATATAGAAGAGAATTTTGAGGAAAAAATCACACCTGAACAAATAGCAGAAATAGCTCAGTGTAGCTACAGTAAATTACGTAAACTGTTCAAAGAGGTCATAGGTCAATCTATTTTGAAATACACTAATGATTACAAATTACAAAAAGCACATTCATGGCTCACTAATGGAGCTTATAATGTTTCTGATTGCACTTATCAGTTAGGTTTTAGTAGTATGACACATTTCAGCAAATTATTCGTAAATAAGTATGGCTGCCTACCTAGCGACTTGAAATAA
- a CDS encoding right-handed parallel beta-helix repeat-containing protein yields the protein MKLLLLGLTMLFFTQSAIATTYYVDAKNGKDKNEGTSAKHAFKTLKKINRLNLKAGDKVLLANGSVFYGNIELENIAGRKNKWIEISNYQSKDDKSDALPIIDAKGYFNGILIKNSSFIKVTNLEVTANAGGVDEAKVNKNTMRCGILVLSDQVGEYENITIDHVKVRDVFLMDEGFKRGKKETFTPNGTQGYGWGIRALNKVKDSGFKNLSITNCEISNVAHTGIKVNGKSLSIKNLVIANNKVIEVGGPGIQMSGINDGHIHHNIVNKSGSNNDTRKWGRGSGLWTWGCDGVLIERNEFRNANGPADSAGCHIDFNCSNVIVQYNISENNAGGFCEILGNNYNCAYRYNVSINDGYRVKKKGVASQEGKIFWLSGFNGKGRQRKGPYNSYFYNNTIYVKSDILVKIAVDRASKGVLIANNIFYFEGESKQVLGDQYKPEEEGEVLVENIVFKNNLYLKKENWPVESPIADSQPEFGNPEFKNKNGNLPTDFMPTNSALVKNKGIEIEKIPGDKKGLYIGEKVEKDILGNPIKDAPDLGAIEMK from the coding sequence ATGAAATTATTACTGTTAGGACTAACAATGCTTTTCTTCACCCAGTCTGCCATTGCAACTACTTATTACGTAGATGCAAAAAATGGAAAGGACAAGAATGAAGGAACGTCAGCAAAACACGCTTTTAAAACTCTAAAGAAAATCAACCGCCTTAACCTAAAGGCAGGGGATAAAGTTTTATTAGCAAATGGAAGTGTTTTTTATGGAAATATTGAATTAGAAAACATTGCTGGCCGTAAAAATAAATGGATTGAGATTAGTAACTACCAATCCAAAGATGATAAGAGTGATGCCTTACCAATTATTGATGCAAAAGGATACTTTAATGGCATCTTAATTAAAAACAGTAGTTTTATTAAGGTGACTAATTTAGAGGTAACTGCCAATGCTGGGGGTGTTGATGAAGCTAAGGTAAACAAAAATACAATGCGCTGTGGTATCTTAGTTTTAAGTGATCAAGTAGGAGAATATGAGAATATTACCATCGACCATGTGAAAGTGAGAGACGTATTTTTAATGGACGAAGGGTTTAAAAGAGGAAAGAAAGAAACATTTACCCCCAATGGTACTCAAGGGTATGGTTGGGGAATTAGAGCACTGAATAAAGTGAAGGACTCTGGTTTTAAAAACTTATCTATTACCAACTGTGAAATTTCTAATGTAGCACACACTGGTATCAAGGTAAATGGAAAATCTCTTTCTATCAAAAACCTTGTTATAGCCAACAATAAAGTAATAGAAGTTGGTGGCCCTGGTATACAAATGAGTGGAATTAATGATGGTCATATTCATCATAACATCGTGAACAAGTCTGGTAGTAATAATGATACTAGAAAGTGGGGACGAGGTAGTGGCCTTTGGACTTGGGGTTGTGATGGTGTCTTGATTGAGAGAAATGAATTTAGAAATGCCAATGGTCCTGCAGATTCAGCAGGATGCCATATAGATTTTAATTGCTCAAATGTAATCGTTCAATATAATATTAGTGAGAACAATGCTGGAGGTTTCTGTGAGATTTTAGGCAACAACTATAACTGTGCTTACAGATATAATGTAAGTATTAATGACGGATATAGAGTAAAGAAAAAAGGTGTTGCATCTCAAGAAGGAAAAATCTTTTGGTTAAGTGGTTTTAATGGAAAAGGACGCCAAAGAAAAGGCCCTTACAATAGCTACTTCTATAATAATACGATCTATGTAAAGAGTGATATTCTTGTGAAAATTGCTGTAGATAGAGCATCAAAAGGGGTCTTGATTGCGAACAATATTTTTTACTTCGAAGGCGAAAGCAAGCAAGTACTAGGAGATCAATACAAACCTGAAGAAGAAGGAGAAGTATTGGTAGAGAATATCGTATTTAAGAATAATTTATACTTAAAAAAGGAAAATTGGCCAGTAGAATCTCCTATCGCAGATAGCCAACCAGAATTTGGTAATCCAGAATTCAAGAATAAAAATGGTAACCTTCCAACTGATTTTATGCCTACTAATTCTGCATTAGTAAAAAATAAAGGAATTGAGATTGAGAAAATTCCAGGGGATAAGAAGGGGTTATATATCGGAGAAAAAGTAGAGAAGGATATTCTTGGCAATCCAATAAAAGATGCTCCAGATTTAGGAGCCATTGAAATGAAATAA
- a CDS encoding RagB/SusD family nutrient uptake outer membrane protein → MNTKYIKKFGLVATVLIGMGTSCSSFLDVEPKSSWNSDNFYNSESRVDLGIAGIFSKFSASAGGYGSTLSMEMQYGTDEGYYSRGWDENWAVSLYSHVSNSEAIEESWRQLYGAVNECNQMIARLDESAFEDGQYEWYLAEARFLRAFAYYNLTSWWNEVPLRLDYTKDQFDNNKPAAELEEVYAAIEADFKYAIENLPHASDSEYQPGRPNKMAAEGLLARLYMKMAGYPYQQTQYYDSALVYTEDIIYNDGWHELTTSEDSLGYRNLFLNYIGGSSYNTKESLFEISYKNNLDIGISTMGAVGNYNGIAFDYVDGNNHPTTQKSVALTPVMNQIYEIEDRRMEWNVPMFQMNKSAKIVRVSNVFAPQNCPGKFRRWEPANYEEIDTNNPDGEEYILLTNETILSRNQTPINFPILRFSDVLLMHAEALNEVNGGPTGQAIECINRVRQRAGLGTLEEDSPSSLAGKDAFFQEIMDERLRELCFEGVRKFDLIRWNKLEERLRFTEEVMRAHPDYSETFWAMDGYKRPFINFNPAKHMVLPFPLQEININTSLNQKENW, encoded by the coding sequence ATGAATACAAAATATATAAAGAAATTCGGATTGGTGGCGACTGTGCTTATAGGCATGGGGACTTCATGTTCAAGTTTTCTAGATGTAGAACCAAAATCAAGTTGGAATTCAGACAACTTCTATAATAGTGAATCTAGAGTAGATTTAGGTATTGCAGGTATTTTTTCAAAGTTCTCAGCATCGGCTGGAGGTTATGGAAGTACACTTTCGATGGAAATGCAATACGGTACCGATGAAGGGTACTATTCTAGAGGTTGGGATGAAAACTGGGCTGTATCTTTATACAGTCACGTTTCCAACTCAGAAGCAATTGAAGAATCTTGGAGACAACTTTATGGAGCTGTCAACGAGTGTAACCAAATGATTGCTCGTTTAGATGAAAGTGCTTTTGAGGATGGCCAATACGAATGGTATTTAGCAGAAGCTCGTTTCTTAAGAGCCTTTGCTTATTACAATCTAACAAGCTGGTGGAATGAAGTTCCATTAAGATTGGATTATACAAAAGACCAATTTGATAACAACAAACCTGCAGCAGAATTAGAAGAAGTATACGCAGCTATTGAAGCAGACTTCAAATATGCGATTGAAAATCTTCCTCATGCATCAGATTCAGAGTACCAGCCAGGAAGACCAAATAAAATGGCTGCAGAAGGTTTGTTGGCTAGACTTTACATGAAAATGGCAGGTTACCCTTACCAACAGACACAGTATTATGATAGTGCTTTAGTATATACTGAGGATATCATTTATAACGACGGTTGGCATGAACTGACAACTTCTGAAGATTCATTAGGATACAGAAACTTGTTCTTAAACTATATTGGAGGTTCATCATACAACACTAAGGAGTCTTTATTTGAAATCTCATATAAAAATAACTTAGACATTGGTATCTCAACAATGGGTGCTGTTGGTAACTATAATGGTATAGCATTCGATTATGTTGATGGCAACAACCATCCAACTACTCAAAAATCTGTTGCACTTACTCCTGTAATGAACCAGATCTATGAAATCGAAGACAGAAGAATGGAATGGAACGTTCCAATGTTCCAAATGAATAAATCTGCTAAGATTGTTAGAGTTTCTAATGTATTTGCTCCTCAAAACTGTCCTGGTAAGTTCAGAAGATGGGAACCAGCAAACTATGAGGAAATTGATACAAACAACCCTGATGGTGAAGAGTATATCTTGTTAACGAACGAGACAATTCTTTCAAGAAACCAAACACCAATCAACTTCCCAATTCTTAGATTCTCGGATGTATTATTAATGCATGCAGAAGCATTGAATGAAGTAAATGGTGGCCCAACAGGTCAAGCTATTGAGTGTATCAATAGAGTTCGTCAAAGAGCTGGTTTAGGTACTTTGGAAGAAGACTCTCCTTCTTCATTAGCTGGAAAGGATGCGTTTTTCCAAGAAATTATGGATGAACGTTTAAGAGAGCTTTGCTTCGAAGGTGTTCGTAAATTTGATTTAATCAGATGGAATAAATTAGAAGAAAGATTACGTTTCACTGAAGAAGTTATGAGAGCACACCCAGATTATAGTGAAACTTTCTGGGCAATGGATGGTTATAAGAGACCATTCATCAATTTCAATCCTGCAAAGCATATGGTTTTACCATTCCCTTTACAAGAAATCAACATTAACACTTCTCTTAACCAGAAAGAAAACTGGTAA
- a CDS encoding sulfatase: protein MKKHTNSFLLFFFGLFITTGVVQAQKNKKQPNIVFIAIDDMNDWTGFLGGHPQAITPNLDKLAEKGVNFTNAHCSAPGCSPSRNALLYGIEPFNSGLYPFYEHEIHNDLMNKYTSLPRLLKENGYATYGAGKIHHGLKDDRREWTGYLTDLNTRKVFEEGEGYKVNKKMSFRPTHNPMSEHVDYQVASYGVDILEKKHKKPFFLAVGIVKPHLPFDAPKQFFDALPEEILAPEILETDLSDIPREGKSMRKAGDDRRFRNDDAWEDVRRAYLACISWADYNIGRVITALEESDYADNTVVIVWSDHGFHLGEKMSFKKFTLWEEATRVPFIIYDTRDKKVKYGRTYDEAISLINVYKTVADYANVKTPDYVDGASLKGIVKQPSKILDEPAITSWGKGNYAVRTKDYRYIRYYDGTEELYFHTNDHNEWTNLAKDASYQEKKAELSKYLPKGEAPLVKEYIVKWSVQGEGQEEFKEAPVKKKKKKKKNLK, encoded by the coding sequence ATGAAAAAACATACCAACTCTTTTCTTCTTTTCTTCTTTGGGTTATTCATCACCACAGGTGTTGTTCAGGCACAAAAAAATAAGAAGCAACCAAATATCGTATTCATCGCTATTGATGATATGAACGATTGGACAGGATTTTTAGGAGGGCATCCACAGGCTATTACTCCTAACCTAGATAAACTAGCAGAAAAAGGAGTAAATTTTACCAATGCTCACTGTTCTGCTCCGGGATGTTCACCAAGTAGAAATGCTTTGTTATATGGAATCGAACCTTTTAACTCAGGTCTGTATCCTTTCTATGAGCATGAAATCCATAATGATTTGATGAATAAGTATACAAGTTTACCAAGGTTGTTAAAAGAGAATGGTTATGCTACTTATGGTGCAGGAAAAATTCACCATGGTTTAAAAGACGATAGAAGAGAGTGGACTGGCTACCTTACAGACTTAAATACGAGAAAGGTATTTGAAGAAGGAGAAGGATATAAAGTCAACAAAAAAATGTCTTTCAGACCTACTCATAACCCAATGAGTGAGCATGTAGATTATCAAGTAGCATCTTATGGTGTGGATATCTTAGAAAAGAAACATAAAAAACCTTTCTTCTTAGCTGTAGGTATTGTGAAACCACACCTACCTTTTGATGCACCAAAGCAGTTTTTTGATGCGTTACCAGAAGAAATTTTAGCTCCAGAAATCTTAGAGACCGACTTAAGTGATATTCCTAGAGAAGGAAAATCGATGAGAAAAGCAGGTGATGATAGACGTTTTAGAAATGATGATGCTTGGGAGGATGTAAGAAGAGCATATTTAGCATGTATCTCATGGGCAGATTATAATATAGGTAGAGTAATTACTGCTTTAGAAGAAAGTGATTATGCAGATAATACAGTTGTAATTGTTTGGTCAGACCATGGTTTTCATTTAGGTGAAAAGATGTCATTTAAAAAGTTTACACTATGGGAAGAAGCGACAAGAGTTCCTTTTATCATCTATGATACAAGAGATAAAAAGGTAAAATATGGAAGAACTTATGATGAGGCGATTTCACTGATCAATGTATATAAAACTGTTGCAGATTATGCCAATGTAAAAACACCAGATTATGTAGATGGTGCATCGCTAAAAGGAATTGTTAAGCAACCTTCGAAGATATTGGATGAACCAGCAATTACTTCTTGGGGTAAAGGGAATTATGCGGTAAGAACAAAAGACTATAGATATATTCGTTATTATGATGGTACTGAAGAATTATACTTCCATACCAACGATCATAATGAATGGACTAACCTTGCCAAGGATGCAAGTTACCAAGAAAAGAAAGCCGAATTGTCAAAATACCTACCAAAAGGAGAGGCTCCATTAGTAAAAGAATATATCGTAAAATGGAGTGTTCAGGGAGAGGGACAAGAAGAATTTAAAGAAGCACCAGTAAAGAAGAAAAAGAAGAAGAAAAAAAATCTAAAATAG